A single genomic interval of Nonomuraea rubra harbors:
- a CDS encoding FGGY family carbohydrate kinase, which yields MTTSERRFVLGVDQGTSATKAILMDAAGEIVARASAPLSSRHPGPGLVEQDGEELWRGVLEAVAGCLAQAPPGLVIAVGLSVQRESVILWDRATGAPLGPLVSWQDRRGTGLCARLAADGAASLVRRTSGLPLDPMFSAAKAAWLLDHHDPGRVRSGRGELCLGTVDSWLLHRLGGGHVIEVGCASRTQLLDVRRRAWSPELLGLFGVPVEALPRVVASTGTHADAKALHPALAGVPVAAVLGDSHAALFAHAAGQAGRVKVTYGTGSSVMAPVPGPQEVDDEGLCLTVGWDDGVPAYALEGNILSTGATVAWLAGVLGTEAGELARLATAGRRGRLQIVPAFGGLGAPWWDDRAEAIMTGFGLDSRREDMARAAVDSIGLQVGDVVSAVERAAGPVAELLADGGPTANADLMQWQADVTGHAVRVARRPELSALGAAHLAGAASGVWSRRELSGLPRHGRRYTPVLPVCERRRALAEWHSAVARARHRTSRSGGAEAEASDRGS from the coding sequence TTGACCACGTCTGAACGGCGGTTCGTCCTGGGGGTCGATCAGGGCACGAGCGCGACCAAGGCGATCCTGATGGACGCGGCGGGTGAGATCGTGGCGCGGGCCTCGGCGCCGCTGTCCAGCCGGCATCCCGGGCCGGGGCTGGTCGAGCAGGACGGCGAGGAGCTGTGGCGCGGCGTCCTGGAGGCCGTGGCCGGCTGTCTCGCGCAGGCGCCCCCCGGGCTGGTCATCGCCGTGGGCCTGAGCGTGCAGCGCGAGTCGGTGATCCTCTGGGACCGGGCCACGGGCGCCCCGCTCGGGCCGCTGGTGAGCTGGCAGGACCGCCGGGGCACCGGCCTGTGCGCCCGCCTGGCCGCCGACGGCGCCGCCTCCCTGGTACGCCGCACCAGCGGCCTCCCCCTGGACCCGATGTTCTCCGCCGCCAAGGCGGCCTGGCTGCTCGACCACCACGACCCCGGGCGGGTGCGATCCGGCAGGGGCGAGCTGTGCCTGGGCACGGTGGACTCGTGGCTGCTGCACCGGCTGGGCGGCGGCCACGTGATCGAGGTGGGGTGCGCCTCCCGTACGCAGTTGCTGGACGTGCGGCGGCGGGCGTGGAGCCCGGAGCTGCTCGGCCTGTTCGGCGTGCCGGTGGAGGCGCTGCCGCGCGTGGTGGCCTCCACCGGGACGCACGCCGACGCGAAGGCGCTGCATCCCGCGCTGGCCGGGGTACCGGTCGCGGCGGTGCTGGGCGACTCGCACGCCGCCCTGTTCGCGCACGCCGCGGGGCAGGCGGGGCGAGTCAAGGTCACGTACGGCACGGGCTCGTCGGTGATGGCGCCGGTCCCGGGGCCGCAGGAGGTGGACGACGAGGGGCTGTGCCTGACGGTCGGCTGGGACGACGGCGTGCCCGCGTACGCGCTGGAGGGCAACATCCTGTCCACCGGCGCCACGGTCGCCTGGCTGGCCGGGGTCCTGGGGACGGAGGCCGGGGAGCTGGCGCGGCTCGCGACCGCCGGCCGCCGGGGTAGGCTGCAGATCGTGCCGGCGTTCGGCGGCCTCGGGGCGCCGTGGTGGGACGACCGGGCAGAGGCGATCATGACGGGTTTCGGCCTGGACAGCCGGCGGGAGGACATGGCGAGGGCGGCGGTCGACTCGATCGGCCTGCAGGTCGGCGATGTCGTGTCGGCCGTGGAGCGCGCGGCGGGGCCGGTGGCGGAGCTGCTGGCCGACGGCGGGCCCACCGCCAACGCCGACCTCATGCAGTGGCAGGCCGACGTGACCGGTCACGCGGTGCGCGTCGCGCGCCGCCCCGAGCTGTCGGCCCTCGGGGCCGCGCACCTCGCCGGGGCCGCATCCGGTGTATGGTCCCGCCGGGAGCTGTCCGGGCTGCCCCGCCATGGCCGGCGCTACACCCCCGTTCTGCCGGTGTGCGAACGGCGTCGCGCCCTAGCAGAATGGCACTCGGCAGTGGCCCGGGCTCGCCACCGGACCAGCAGGAGCGGCGGAGCCGAAGCGGAGGCCAGCGATCGTGGGAGCTGA
- a CDS encoding ABC transporter substrate-binding protein, producing the protein MTDQVFTRRSLLRGGGLLMLATATGCSFFDTDPNTGTAGAAQAADLSAKEAPALAELVKAGKLPPLEQRLPKNPLAVTPLQEPGRYGGTWSSALVGEDDWDWLIFALYEPLVRLKPGTNGQKGPDDIIPNVAEFEVKDGGREYVFRLREGLKWSDGQPCTADDMLFAFEDVATYHDLHTTGIYDLYLENGSTTERVKVEKVDERTVRYVYKEPKAGLLFQIAVATFERGGASGFLLPKHYLKQFHKKYNPDADKLAKDEQLEDWTQLFMQKNDVPHNADIPTLHAWKITNAIGKGTAVVAERNPYYWKVDQQGRQLPYIDRFRSEILGDVEVELLKIMNGELHMQLRNFNTPENKPLVAQNAAKGKYRIFDVQSRLSNTMIIQFNQTIADEGLRELFRKKDFRIGLSYAINRKQIIDGVYAGQGEPWQGAPSKSNALYDADFAKQYTEYDVAKAGEFLDKAGLTEKDADGKRLGPDGKPLMITVMADTEFPHHVQALEFVKKDWEAVGVGLRVDPVSSTLYDERTMGNNPQASAYTCSDFDVITGTGGDHYYVPSNSGSARYAIRWAQWYGSKGKSGDEPPEEVRKQLEAFTTMRTEPDFTKALEHAKEVVRISKEQFYAIGISSYPNEYGIVSNSFKNVPESMAAAPVNPGPTMPEQYSL; encoded by the coding sequence ATGACTGACCAAGTTTTCACGAGGAGGAGCCTGCTCCGCGGCGGAGGTCTGCTGATGCTGGCCACGGCCACCGGCTGCAGCTTCTTCGACACCGACCCGAACACGGGCACCGCCGGCGCCGCACAGGCCGCCGACCTGTCGGCCAAGGAGGCGCCCGCGCTGGCGGAGCTGGTCAAGGCCGGCAAGCTGCCGCCGCTGGAGCAGCGCCTGCCGAAGAACCCCCTGGCCGTCACCCCGCTGCAGGAGCCCGGCAGGTACGGCGGCACGTGGAGCTCCGCTCTGGTCGGCGAGGACGACTGGGACTGGCTGATCTTCGCCCTCTACGAGCCCCTCGTCCGGCTCAAGCCCGGCACGAACGGCCAGAAGGGCCCGGACGACATCATCCCCAACGTCGCCGAGTTCGAGGTGAAGGACGGCGGCCGGGAATACGTCTTCCGCCTGCGCGAGGGCCTGAAGTGGTCCGACGGGCAGCCCTGCACGGCCGACGACATGCTGTTCGCCTTCGAGGACGTGGCCACCTACCACGACCTGCACACGACCGGCATCTACGACCTCTACCTGGAGAACGGCAGCACCACCGAGCGGGTCAAGGTCGAGAAGGTGGACGAGCGGACCGTCCGCTACGTCTACAAGGAGCCGAAGGCGGGCCTGCTGTTCCAGATCGCGGTCGCCACGTTCGAGCGGGGCGGGGCGAGCGGGTTCCTGCTGCCCAAGCACTACCTCAAGCAGTTCCACAAGAAGTACAACCCGGACGCCGACAAGCTCGCCAAGGACGAGCAGCTGGAGGACTGGACCCAGCTGTTCATGCAGAAGAACGACGTCCCGCACAACGCCGACATCCCCACGCTGCACGCCTGGAAGATCACCAACGCGATCGGCAAGGGCACCGCGGTGGTGGCCGAGCGGAACCCGTACTACTGGAAGGTCGACCAGCAGGGGCGCCAGCTCCCCTACATCGACCGGTTCAGGTCGGAGATCCTCGGCGACGTCGAGGTGGAGCTGCTGAAGATCATGAACGGCGAGCTGCACATGCAGCTCCGCAACTTCAACACGCCGGAGAACAAGCCGCTGGTCGCGCAGAACGCCGCCAAGGGCAAGTACCGGATCTTCGACGTGCAGAGCCGGCTGAGCAACACGATGATCATCCAGTTCAACCAGACGATAGCCGACGAGGGCCTGCGCGAGCTGTTCAGGAAGAAGGACTTCCGGATCGGGCTGTCGTACGCGATCAACCGCAAGCAGATCATCGACGGCGTGTACGCGGGCCAGGGCGAGCCCTGGCAGGGCGCCCCCTCCAAGTCCAACGCCCTCTACGACGCGGACTTCGCCAAGCAGTACACGGAGTACGACGTCGCCAAGGCCGGCGAGTTCCTGGACAAGGCCGGCCTGACGGAGAAGGACGCCGACGGCAAGCGGCTCGGCCCCGACGGCAAGCCGCTGATGATCACGGTCATGGCCGACACCGAGTTCCCCCATCACGTCCAGGCGCTGGAGTTCGTCAAGAAGGACTGGGAGGCGGTCGGGGTCGGGCTGCGGGTCGATCCGGTGTCGTCCACGCTGTACGACGAGCGCACGATGGGCAACAACCCGCAGGCGTCCGCGTACACGTGCAGCGACTTCGACGTGATCACCGGCACCGGCGGCGACCACTACTACGTGCCGAGCAACTCCGGCAGCGCCCGCTACGCCATCCGCTGGGCCCAGTGGTACGGCAGCAAGGGCAAGAGCGGCGACGAGCCGCCGGAGGAGGTGCGCAAGCAGCTGGAGGCGTTCACCACCATGCGCACCGAGCCGGACTTCACCAAGGCGCTGGAGCATGCCAAGGAGGTCGTGCGCATCTCCAAGGAGCAGTTCTACGCGATCGGGATCAGCTCGTACCCGAACGAGTACGGCATCGTCTCCAACAGCTTCAAGAACGTGCCCGAGTCCATGGCCGCCGCCCCGGTGAACCCCGGGCCGACCATGCCCGAGCAGTACTCCCTCTGA
- a CDS encoding sugar phosphate isomerase/epimerase family protein, producing MLTFGAGIWAFGQIVDRYATDGYGPARTMTEMLDLAAAVDGLECLDINVPFAEGISKASELAQALAERGLRARAITPHLYTREFARGAFTNPEPEVRRRAAERVHEAVAVARELGADYVKFWPGQDGFDLPGQADYARLWELTVGAIGDLASAHPDVQFAIEYKAKEPRVRITLADAARTLLAIDEAGQPNVGIVMDFGHSLLAGETPAEAVQLVHRRGRLVSVELNDNWRGWDDDLPVASVHLFETVEYLLAVRRIGWDRPVLLDQFPFREDPVRALSESIRTIRALEQVCDRIDLEELADAQERQDALAAQAILWSAIGMARAT from the coding sequence ATGCTGACGTTCGGCGCCGGGATATGGGCGTTCGGGCAGATCGTCGACCGGTACGCCACCGACGGTTACGGCCCGGCCAGGACGATGACGGAGATGCTGGACCTGGCGGCGGCCGTGGACGGGCTGGAGTGCCTGGACATCAACGTGCCGTTCGCCGAGGGGATCTCCAAGGCGTCCGAGCTGGCGCAGGCGCTGGCCGAGCGCGGGCTGCGGGCCAGGGCGATCACGCCGCACCTCTACACCAGGGAGTTCGCCAGAGGGGCGTTCACCAACCCCGAGCCCGAGGTGCGCCGCCGCGCCGCCGAGCGCGTGCACGAGGCCGTCGCCGTGGCCAGGGAGCTGGGCGCCGACTACGTGAAGTTCTGGCCTGGCCAGGACGGGTTCGACCTGCCGGGGCAGGCCGACTACGCGCGGCTGTGGGAGCTGACGGTGGGCGCGATCGGCGATCTCGCCTCGGCGCATCCCGACGTGCAGTTCGCGATCGAGTACAAGGCCAAGGAGCCGCGGGTGCGCATCACGCTCGCCGACGCGGCCCGTACGCTGCTGGCCATCGACGAGGCGGGGCAGCCGAACGTCGGCATCGTCATGGACTTCGGTCACTCGCTGCTGGCCGGCGAGACGCCGGCCGAGGCGGTGCAGCTCGTGCACCGGCGCGGCAGGCTCGTCTCGGTCGAGCTGAACGACAACTGGCGCGGCTGGGACGACGACCTGCCGGTGGCCTCGGTGCACCTGTTCGAGACCGTCGAGTACCTGCTGGCCGTGCGCCGGATCGGCTGGGACAGGCCGGTCCTGCTCGACCAGTTCCCGTTCAGGGAGGACCCGGTACGCGCGCTGTCCGAGAGCATCAGGACCATCCGCGCACTGGAGCAGGTGTGCGACCGGATCGACCTGGAAGAGCTGGCGGACGCGCAGGAGCGGCAGGACGCGCTCGCGGCGCAGGCGATCCTCTGGTCGGCGATCGGGATGGCACGTGCGACCTAG
- a CDS encoding sugar-binding transcriptional regulator, with protein MGADSQFEKGRAEPVRFGGRRLSQESERMRLLVRVARLYHEHGVRQPQIAAQLRISQPRVSRLLKEAAEIGIVRTVVVVPSGVHALLEEDLERKYGVEQIIVVDASGDSHDVVAALGSAGATYLDATLIGGEHLGISSWSASLLATVEAMQRRPVRVAEEVVQLIGGVGKGSAQVQATRLAAHLADLTGAEPVFLPAPGLVGSAVARQALSDDHVVRQVVDAWSRLTTVLVGIGSLNPSPLLQESGNAIGEEEMETLRGLGAVGDVCLRFFDAEGRLVDSPLEERILGIPAADLLRVPRRIAIAGGRRKTAAIRAALKGGWVNTLITDVGVAEELLKD; from the coding sequence GTGGGAGCTGACAGTCAGTTCGAGAAGGGCCGCGCGGAGCCCGTGCGGTTCGGCGGGCGCCGGCTCAGCCAGGAGTCCGAGCGCATGCGGCTGCTCGTCCGCGTGGCCCGGCTCTACCACGAGCACGGCGTGCGGCAGCCGCAGATCGCCGCCCAGCTGCGCATCTCGCAGCCGCGCGTGTCCCGGCTGCTGAAGGAGGCCGCGGAGATCGGCATCGTGCGCACGGTGGTCGTGGTGCCCAGCGGCGTGCACGCGCTGCTGGAGGAGGACCTGGAGCGCAAGTACGGCGTGGAGCAGATCATCGTCGTGGACGCCTCCGGCGACAGCCACGACGTGGTGGCCGCGCTGGGCTCGGCGGGTGCGACGTACCTCGACGCCACGCTGATCGGCGGCGAGCACCTGGGCATCTCCTCGTGGAGCGCGAGCCTGCTGGCCACGGTGGAGGCCATGCAGCGCCGCCCGGTGCGGGTGGCCGAGGAGGTCGTGCAGCTCATCGGCGGCGTGGGCAAGGGCTCGGCGCAGGTGCAGGCCACCCGGCTGGCCGCCCACCTGGCCGACCTGACCGGCGCCGAGCCGGTGTTCCTGCCCGCGCCGGGGCTGGTCGGCTCGGCGGTGGCGCGGCAGGCGCTGTCCGACGACCACGTGGTGCGGCAGGTGGTGGACGCCTGGTCGCGGCTGACGACGGTGCTGGTCGGGATCGGCAGCCTCAACCCGTCGCCATTGCTGCAGGAGAGCGGCAACGCGATCGGCGAGGAGGAGATGGAGACGCTGCGCGGGCTCGGCGCCGTGGGTGACGTGTGCCTGCGCTTCTTCGACGCCGAAGGACGGCTGGTCGACTCGCCGCTGGAGGAGCGCATCCTCGGCATCCCGGCCGCCGACCTGCTGCGCGTGCCGCGGCGCATCGCGATCGCCGGCGGGCGGCGCAAGACCGCCGCCATCAGGGCCGCGCTCAAGGGCGGCTGGGTCAACACGCTCATCACGGACGTGGGCGTGGCCGAGGAGCTGCTCAAGGACTAG
- a CDS encoding transketolase family protein, whose amino-acid sequence MILRQTREETHEETYDCRDAFADELVRLARADSRVVAVCNDSVGSSKLGAFAAEFPDRLVNVGIAEQDMVGIGAGLANAGLVPFVCGAATFLTARALEQIKADVAYSLANVKLCGMSPGLAYGALGPTHHSTEDLSWLRAIADLPVVVPADPAQTRAAIRWAAETEGPVFLRIGRFPVPDVSPPGVPAFTYGRAVRLREGVDATVVATGTMVSRAMRAAALLEERGVQARVVNVSTISPLDREEIVAAARQTGAVVTAEEAVPTGGLGAAVAEVVLETRPVPMRLLGTRAFAPTGEPGFLLEHFGLTADGIARAVLEVLGLDHV is encoded by the coding sequence TTGATCCTCCGGCAGACGCGCGAAGAGACGCACGAGGAGACGTACGACTGCAGGGACGCCTTCGCGGACGAGCTGGTCAGGCTGGCGCGCGCGGACAGCCGCGTCGTGGCCGTCTGCAACGACTCGGTGGGCTCCAGCAAGCTGGGCGCGTTCGCCGCCGAGTTCCCCGACCGGCTGGTCAACGTGGGCATCGCCGAGCAGGACATGGTCGGCATCGGCGCCGGGCTGGCCAACGCGGGGCTGGTGCCGTTCGTGTGCGGGGCGGCGACGTTCCTGACGGCCAGGGCATTGGAGCAGATCAAGGCCGACGTGGCCTACAGCCTGGCGAACGTCAAGCTGTGCGGGATGAGCCCCGGGCTGGCGTACGGGGCGCTGGGGCCGACGCACCACTCGACGGAGGACCTGTCGTGGTTGCGGGCCATCGCCGACCTGCCGGTCGTCGTGCCCGCCGACCCCGCGCAGACCCGCGCGGCGATCAGGTGGGCGGCGGAGACGGAGGGGCCGGTGTTCCTGCGGATCGGCAGGTTCCCCGTGCCGGACGTGTCGCCGCCGGGTGTCCCCGCCTTCACGTACGGGCGGGCGGTGCGGCTGCGCGAGGGCGTGGACGCGACGGTCGTGGCGACGGGCACGATGGTGAGCCGGGCGATGCGCGCCGCGGCGCTGCTGGAGGAGCGCGGGGTGCAGGCCCGGGTGGTGAACGTGTCCACGATCTCCCCCCTCGACCGGGAGGAGATCGTGGCGGCGGCCCGGCAGACGGGCGCGGTCGTGACGGCCGAGGAGGCGGTGCCCACCGGCGGGCTCGGGGCGGCGGTGGCGGAGGTCGTGCTGGAGACGCGGCCGGTGCCGATGCGGCTGCTCGGCACCCGCGCGTTCGCGCCGACCGGGGAGCCGGGCTTCCTGCTGGAGCACTTCGGGCTCACCGCTGACGGGATCGCCCGGGCCGTGCTGGAGGTGCTGGGCCTTGACCACGTCTGA
- a CDS encoding transketolase, with product MRPSPTTITAAPPGHDVTDLLPDHDAIAEWRGLRERLARADRDAAAAALAALAGGIRRTVISTIAGAGLGHAGGDLSVTDILATLYGAVLRVDPADPGWPDRDRLVLSKGHCSVALYTTLSTCGFFPAERLSTFAAPMSPLNGHPSRRSVPGVETSTGPLGHGLPVGVGIAVGLRLRGSAARTVVVLGDGELQEGSNWEAAMTAGHRGLTSLTAVIDRNGLQQGARTSATNELEPLADKWRAFGWEAVEVDGHDHLALLDALTAPHDAGRPRCVIARTVKGRGVSFMEDRVEWHHKVPDAEQARSALEELR from the coding sequence GTGCGACCTAGCCCGACGACCATCACGGCCGCCCCGCCCGGCCACGACGTCACCGATCTCCTCCCCGACCACGACGCGATCGCCGAGTGGCGCGGGCTGCGCGAGCGGCTGGCACGCGCCGACAGGGACGCCGCGGCCGCCGCGCTGGCGGCCCTGGCCGGCGGGATCCGCCGCACCGTGATCAGCACGATCGCGGGGGCGGGCCTCGGCCACGCGGGCGGCGACCTGTCGGTGACGGACATCCTCGCCACCCTGTACGGCGCGGTGCTCCGCGTCGACCCGGCCGACCCCGGCTGGCCGGACCGCGACCGGCTGGTCCTGAGCAAGGGTCACTGCTCGGTCGCCCTCTACACCACGCTCTCCACCTGCGGTTTCTTCCCGGCGGAGCGTTTGAGCACGTTCGCGGCCCCGATGTCGCCGCTCAACGGCCACCCGAGCCGCAGGTCGGTGCCCGGCGTCGAGACCAGCACCGGCCCGCTCGGGCACGGCCTGCCGGTGGGCGTCGGCATCGCGGTCGGCCTGCGCCTGCGCGGCTCGGCGGCCAGGACCGTGGTGGTGCTGGGCGACGGCGAGCTGCAGGAGGGCAGCAACTGGGAGGCCGCGATGACGGCGGGGCATCGGGGGCTCACGTCGCTGACGGCCGTGATCGACAGGAACGGCCTGCAGCAGGGCGCCAGGACCAGCGCGACCAACGAGCTGGAGCCGCTGGCCGACAAGTGGCGCGCGTTCGGCTGGGAGGCGGTCGAGGTGGACGGCCACGACCACCTGGCGCTGCTGGACGCCCTGACCGCGCCGCACGACGCGGGCCGGCCGCGCTGCGTGATCGCCAGGACCGTCAAGGGTCGGGGGGTTTCTTTCATGGAGGACCGGGTGGAGTGGCATCACAAGGTGCCGGACGCCGAGCAGGCCCGCTCGGCACTCGAGGAACTGCGTTGA
- a CDS encoding nucleoside hydrolase: MADRTFSHRRRVIINTDAKNEADDQFAIVHALLSPSLDIRGLVAAHFGNRRTRSSLEESRAEIELLLRLMKLDGRVPVADGAPYALPDAGTPVPAPGVELIVEEAMRDVAEPLYVAFLGPLTDMASALMLEPRIAERDVTVIWIGGGGYDGVGPQNGRPEFNLSNDIVAANLVFSSALKVWQVPAPTYRMMAVGYAELDAKVAPCGEVGEYLVRQLVEWNERQHGGSIEFRVLGDSPAIGLMLHPDCGTWVERPAPAFRYDGTYDFSAAEDASRPIRVYGSIDARFIHEDFFAKLRAFADHR, from the coding sequence ATGGCGGACAGGACTTTTTCCCATCGGCGCCGGGTGATCATCAACACCGATGCGAAAAACGAGGCGGACGACCAATTCGCCATCGTGCACGCCCTGCTCTCCCCCAGCCTGGATATCCGCGGTCTGGTGGCCGCGCATTTCGGCAACCGGCGCACCCGGTCGAGCCTGGAGGAAAGCCGGGCGGAGATCGAGCTGCTGCTGCGGCTCATGAAGCTCGACGGCCGGGTGCCGGTGGCGGACGGCGCGCCGTACGCGCTGCCCGACGCCGGCACCCCGGTCCCGGCCCCGGGCGTCGAGCTGATCGTCGAGGAGGCCATGCGCGACGTGGCCGAGCCGCTCTACGTGGCCTTCCTCGGCCCGCTGACCGACATGGCCTCGGCCCTGATGCTGGAGCCGCGCATCGCCGAGCGGGACGTGACCGTGATCTGGATCGGCGGCGGCGGGTACGACGGCGTCGGGCCGCAGAACGGCAGGCCGGAGTTCAACCTGTCCAACGACATCGTGGCGGCCAACCTCGTCTTCTCCTCGGCGCTCAAGGTGTGGCAGGTCCCGGCGCCGACGTACCGGATGATGGCCGTCGGCTACGCCGAGCTCGACGCGAAGGTCGCGCCGTGCGGCGAGGTCGGCGAGTACCTCGTGCGCCAGCTCGTGGAGTGGAACGAGCGGCAGCACGGCGGGTCGATCGAGTTCCGCGTGCTCGGCGACTCCCCCGCGATCGGGCTGATGCTGCACCCCGACTGCGGGACCTGGGTGGAGCGGCCGGCACCGGCCTTCCGTTACGACGGCACGTACGACTTCTCCGCCGCCGAAGACGCCAGCAGGCCGATCCGCGTCTACGGCTCGATCGACGCGCGCTTCATCCATGAGGACTTCTTCGCGAAGCTACGCGCCTTCGCGGATCACCGCTGA
- a CDS encoding Ig-like domain-containing protein, which translates to MTEAPGFDPQQSEFSRRAFVRSAALATPAVALAGQAGTAAASAPTPSPSPSPSTQATTAAKPKIPAFPGAEGAGKYTTGGRGGAVYEVTTLADDGPGSLREAAAKSDGTIVFRVAGTIRIKGGLDITGSNLTIAGQTAPGHGITVAGNETAIKGDNIILRHLRFRGGDEMGTPIDTFAARGVKDLIIDHCSFSWGVDECFSVYGNTNVTVQWCIISEGLTNSVHDKGRHGMGGLWGGDTVTYHHNLLIHENARNPRFSFEEGMALTVDHRNNVIYNHGITSCYGGEWSNGINLVGNYYKPGPNTLPKTAREIVAPGRFGQWHVSGNEIEGHADVTADNTLGITYPIGGITLLPKPVEFEHGITEQSAREAYATVLEQAGATLPRRDAIDARLVTEARTGTGRHINSQKDVGGYLPLPTEVPAPADTDKDGIPDEWETAQGLDPNNADDAKAVGGDGYTNLERYLNSIQRAGARNPEVAITSPAVDQVFAANKDKQPVAITADARALDGASIAKVEFFHGDEKIGESAAAPYQATWKGVTDGTYFLTARATDSTGSATTSSLVPIHVNRTRTHPGWQVKDIGEVPIPGNTALKDGVFTIKGSGKIAGWKDSFHFAYKAVGFSKRGEVLEITARLDGVSKNHVDAVAGIMVRQDLEPNSPFMMAGIGFSASNEDGSRKRAKAIRVASHGTAPSVGVYPPTSEDPLDDKPYWLRLVCRSLPTGGDTEFEAFLSDNSLNWERIGYERIVMRTGRFYVGLAVDGNQEANGVHVYTTATFSQVKVNR; encoded by the coding sequence ATGACCGAGGCCCCTGGCTTCGATCCCCAGCAATCAGAATTCAGCCGCCGCGCGTTCGTGCGCTCGGCGGCGCTGGCCACGCCGGCCGTGGCCCTGGCCGGTCAGGCCGGCACGGCCGCCGCCTCGGCGCCCACGCCGTCACCGTCGCCGAGCCCGAGCACGCAGGCGACCACAGCGGCGAAGCCGAAGATCCCGGCCTTCCCCGGCGCCGAGGGTGCCGGCAAGTACACGACCGGCGGCCGGGGCGGCGCCGTGTACGAGGTGACCACCCTGGCCGACGACGGCCCCGGCTCGCTGCGCGAGGCGGCCGCCAAGTCGGACGGCACGATCGTCTTCCGGGTCGCCGGCACCATCAGGATCAAGGGCGGGCTCGACATCACCGGGTCCAACCTCACGATCGCCGGGCAGACCGCCCCCGGTCACGGCATCACCGTCGCCGGCAACGAGACGGCGATCAAGGGCGACAACATCATCCTGCGCCACCTGCGCTTCCGCGGCGGTGACGAGATGGGCACCCCGATCGACACGTTCGCCGCCCGCGGCGTGAAGGATCTGATCATCGACCACTGCTCCTTCTCCTGGGGCGTGGACGAGTGCTTCTCGGTCTACGGCAACACCAACGTGACCGTGCAGTGGTGCATCATCTCCGAGGGCCTGACGAACTCGGTGCACGACAAGGGCCGGCACGGCATGGGCGGGCTGTGGGGCGGCGACACGGTCACCTACCACCACAACCTGCTGATCCACGAGAACGCCCGCAACCCGCGCTTCAGCTTCGAGGAGGGCATGGCCCTGACGGTGGATCACCGCAACAACGTGATCTACAACCACGGCATCACCTCCTGCTACGGCGGCGAGTGGTCCAACGGCATCAACCTGGTCGGCAACTACTACAAGCCGGGCCCCAACACGCTGCCGAAGACCGCCAGGGAGATCGTCGCCCCCGGCCGGTTCGGCCAGTGGCACGTCAGCGGCAACGAGATCGAGGGCCACGCCGACGTCACGGCCGACAACACGCTCGGCATCACCTACCCGATCGGCGGCATCACGCTGCTGCCCAAGCCGGTGGAGTTCGAGCACGGCATCACCGAGCAGAGCGCGCGGGAGGCGTACGCGACCGTCCTGGAGCAGGCGGGGGCCACCCTGCCGCGGCGGGACGCCATCGACGCCCGGCTGGTCACCGAGGCGCGCACCGGCACGGGCCGGCACATCAACTCCCAGAAGGACGTGGGCGGCTACCTGCCCTTACCCACCGAGGTACCCGCACCGGCCGACACCGACAAGGACGGTATCCCTGACGAGTGGGAGACCGCGCAGGGGCTGGACCCGAACAACGCCGACGACGCCAAGGCGGTCGGCGGCGACGGGTACACGAACCTGGAGCGGTACCTGAACTCGATCCAGCGGGCCGGGGCCCGCAACCCGGAGGTGGCGATCACCTCCCCCGCTGTCGACCAGGTGTTCGCGGCGAACAAGGACAAGCAGCCGGTCGCGATCACCGCCGACGCCAGGGCCCTCGACGGGGCGAGCATCGCCAAGGTCGAGTTCTTCCACGGCGACGAGAAGATCGGCGAGTCGGCGGCGGCGCCGTACCAGGCGACCTGGAAGGGCGTCACCGACGGCACCTACTTCCTGACGGCCAGGGCCACCGACAGCACGGGCTCGGCCACCACCTCCTCGCTGGTGCCGATCCACGTCAACCGCACCAGGACGCACCCGGGCTGGCAGGTCAAGGACATCGGCGAGGTGCCGATCCCGGGCAACACGGCGCTCAAGGACGGCGTGTTCACGATCAAGGGGTCCGGCAAGATCGCCGGGTGGAAGGACTCCTTCCACTTCGCCTACAAGGCGGTCGGGTTCAGCAAGCGCGGCGAGGTCCTGGAGATCACCGCCCGCCTGGACGGCGTCAGCAAGAATCACGTCGACGCCGTGGCCGGCATCATGGTGCGGCAGGACCTGGAGCCGAACTCGCCGTTCATGATGGCCGGCATCGGGTTCTCGGCCAGCAACGAGGACGGCTCCCGCAAGCGCGCCAAGGCGATCAGGGTGGCCTCCCACGGCACGGCGCCGAGCGTCGGCGTGTACCCGCCCACCAGCGAGGATCCGCTGGACGACAAGCCGTACTGGCTGCGCCTGGTCTGCCGGAGCCTGCCGACCGGCGGGGACACCGAGTTCGAGGCCTTCCTTTCGGACAACTCGCTCAACTGGGAGCGCATCGGCTACGAGCGCATCGTCATGCGGACCGGACGGTTCTACGTCGGCCTGGCCGTGGACGGCAACCAGGAGGCGAACGGCGTCCACGTCTACACCACGGCGACCTTCAGCCAGGTCAAGGTCAATCGTTAG